Proteins encoded in a region of the Homo sapiens chromosome 20, GRCh38.p14 Primary Assembly genome:
- the NCOA6 gene encoding nuclear receptor coactivator 6 isoform 3 (isoform 3 is encoded by transcript variant 4), which translates to MVLDDLPNLEDIYTSLCSSTMEDSEMDFDSGLEDDDTKSDSILEDSTIFVAFKGNIDDKDFKWKLDAILKNVPNLLHMESSKLKVQKVEPWNSVRVTFNIPREAAERLRILAQSNNQQLRDLGILSVQIEGEGAINLALAQNRSQDVRMNGPMGAGNSVRMEAGFPMASGPGIIRMNNPATVMIPPGGNVSSSMMAPGPNPELQPRTPRPASQSDAMDPLLSGLHIQQQSHPSGSLAPPHHPMQPVSVNRQMNPANFPQLQQQQQQQQQQQQQQQQQQQQQQQQQLQARPPQQHQQQQPQGIRPQFTAPTQVPVPPGWNQLPSGALQPPPAQGSLGTMTANQGWKKAPLPGPMQQQLQARPSLATVQTPSHPPPPYPFGSQQASQAHTNFPQMSNPGQFTAPQMKSLQGGPSRVPTPLQQPHLTNKSPASSPSSFQQGSPASSPTVNQTQQQMGPRPPQNNPLPQGFQQPVSSPGRNPMVQQGNVPPNFMVMQQQPPNQGPQSLHPGLGGMPKRLPPGFSAGQANPNFMQGQVPSTTATTPGNSGAPQLQANQNVQHAGGQGAGPPQNQMQVSHGPPNMMQPSLMGIHGNMNNQQAGTSGVPQVNLSNMQGQPQQGPPSQLMGMHQQIVPSQGQMVQQQGTLNPQNPMILSRAQLMPQGQMMVNPPSQNLGPSPQRMTPPKQMLSQQGPQMMAPHNQMMGPQGQVLLQQNPMIEQIMTNQMQGNKQQFNTQNQSNVMPGPAQIMRGPTPNMQGNMVQFTGQMSGQMLPQQGPVNNSPSQVMGIQGQVLRPPGPSPHMAQQHGDPATTANNDVSLSQMMPDVSIQQTNMVPPHVQAMQGNSASGNHFSGHGMSFNAPFSGAPNGNQMSCGQNPGFPVNKDVTLTSPLLVNLLQSDISAGHFGVNNKQNNTNANKPKKKKPPRKKKNSQQDLNTPDTRPAGLEEADQPPLPGEQGINLDNSGPKLPEFSNRPPGYPSQPVEQRPLQQMPPQLMQHVAPPPQPPQQQPQPQLPQQQQPPPPSQPQSQQQQQQQQQMMMMLMMQQDPKSVRLPVSQNVHPPRGPLNPDSQRMPMQQSGSVPVMVSLQGPASVPPSPDKQRMPMPVNTPLGSNSRKMVYQESPQNPSSSPLAEMASLPEASGSEAPSVPGGPNNMPSHVVLPQNQLMMTGPKPGPSPLSATQGATPQQPPVNSLPSSHGHHFPNVAAPTQTSRPKTPNRASPRPYYPQTPNNRPPSTEPSEISLSPERLNASIAGLFPPQINIPLPPRPNLNRGFDQQGLNPTTLKAIGQAPSNLTMNPSNFATPQTHKLDSVVVNSGKQSNSGATKRASPSNSRRSSPGSSRKTTPSPGRQNSKAPKLTLASQTNAALLQNVELPRNVLVSPTPLANPPVPGSFPNNSGLNPQNSTVSVAAVGGVVEDNKESLNVPQDSDCQNSQSRKEQVNIELKAVPAQEVKMVVPEDQSKKDGQPSDPNKLPSVEENKNLVSPAMREAPTSLSQLLDNSGAPNVTIKPPGLTDLEVTPPVVSGEDLKKASVIPTLQDLSSSKEPSNSLNLPHSNELCSSLVHPELSEVSSNVAPSIPPVMSRPVSSSSISTPLPPNQITVFVTSNPITTSANTSAALPTHLQSALMSTVVTMPNAGSKVMVSEGQSAAQSNARPQFITPVFINSSSIIQVMKGSQPSTIPAAPLTTNSGLMPPSVAVVGPLHIPQNIKFSSAPVPPNALSSSPAPNIQTGRPLVLSSRATPVQLPSPPCTSSPVVPSHPPVQQVKELNPDEASPQVNTSADQNTLPSSQSTTMVSPLLTNSPGSSGNRRSPVSSSKGKGKVDKIGQILLTKACKKVTGSLEKGEEQYGADGETEGQGLDTTAPGLMGTEQLSTELDSKTPTPPAPTLLKMTSSPVGPGTASAGPSLPGGALPTSVRSIVTTLVPSELISAVPTTKSNHGGIASESLAGGLVEEKVGSHPELLPSIAPSQNLVSKETSTTALQASVARPELEVNAAIVSGQSEPKEIVEKSKIPGRRNSRTEEPTVASESVENGHRKRSSRPASASSSTKDITSAVQSKRRKSK; encoded by the exons AGTCCAGCAAGCTAAAAGTACAGAAGGTGGAGCCCTGGAACAGCGTGCGTGTGACATTCAACATCCCCCGGGAAGCAGCGGAGCGGCTACGGATCCTTGCTCAGAGCAACAACCAGCAGCTTCGGGATTTAGGGATTCTCTCCGTTCAGATTGAAG GGGAAGGTGCTATTAACCTGGCTTTGGCTCAGAACCGAAGCCAAGATGTGAGAATGAATGGACCCATGGGAGCTGGAAATTCAGTTAGGATGGAGGCGGGATTTCCTATGGCAAGTGGTCCAG GAATAATAAGGATGAACAACCCTGCCACTGTTATGATACCCCCGGGTGGAAATGTGTCATCTTCCATGATGGCACCAGGCCCCAATCCAGAGCTGCAGCCCAGGACTCCTCGCCCTGCTTCTCAGTCAG ATGCAATGGATCCACTCCTCTCTGGGCTCCATATACAGCAGCAAAGTCATCCCTCAGGATCTTTAGCTCCCCCACATCACCCAATGCAGCCTGTCTCTGTGAACAGACAAAtgaacccagctaattttccccagctgcagcagcagcagcaacaacaacaacagcagcagcagcagcagcagcagcaacaacagcaacagcagcaacaacagttGCAGGCAAGACCCCCACAGCAACATCAGCAGCAACAGCCACAGGGAATTCGACCCCAGTTTACTGCCCCAACTCAGGTGCCTGTTCCTCCAGGCTGGAACCAGCTGCCTTCTGGAGCCCTTCAACCTCCTCCAGCCCAGGGTTCTCTGGGCACAATGACTGCAAACCAAGGGTGGAAGAAGGCTCCCTTGCCCGGCCCAATGCAACAGCAACTCCAGGCAAGACCATCCTTAGCCACGGTACAGACgccttcccaccctccccctcCATATCCCTTTGGCAGCCAGCAAGCCTCACAAGCCCACACAAACTTTCCTCAGATGAGCAACCCAGGCCAGTTCACAGCTCCTCAGATGAAGAGTTTGCAGGGAGGGCCCTCTAGGGTCCCAACTCCCTTGCAGCAGCCCCACCTCACCAACAAGTCTCCtgcctcctcaccctcctccttccAGCAGGGATCCCCTGCATCCTCCCCAACGGTTAACCAAACTCAGCAGCAGATGGGACCAAGGCCACCTCAAAATAACCCACTTCCCCAGGGATTTCAGCAGCCTGTCAGCTCTCCGGGTCGGAATCCTATGGTTCAACAGGGAAATGTGCCACCTAACTTCATGGTGATGCAGCAGCAACCACCAAACCAGGGGCCACAGAGTTTACATCCAGGCCTAGGAG GAATGCCTAAACGCCTCCCACCTGGCTTCTCAGCAGGACAGGCCAATCCGAACTTTATGCAAGGTCAGGTGCCTTCGACCACAGCAACCACCCCTGGGAATTCAGGAGCCCCTCAGCTGCAAGCAAATCAAAATGTCCAGCATGCAG gtggtcAAGGAGCTGGTCCTCCTCAAAACCAGATGCAGGTGTCCCACGGGCCGCCAAATATGATGCAGCCCAGCCTCATGGGAATTCATGGCAACATGAACAATCAGCAGGCTGGTACTTCTGGGGTTCCTCAAGTGAACCTCAGCAACATGCAAGGCCAGCCCCAGCAGGGCCCACCATCTCAGCTGATGGGCATGCACCAGCAAATCGTGCCCTCCCAGGGCCAGATGGTCCAGCAACAAGGAACCTTGAACCCTCAGAACCCTATGATCCTTTCAAGGGCCCAGCTTATGCCACAGGGCCAGATGATGGTGAACCCCCCGAGCCAAAATCTTGGGCCCTCGCCCCAAAGGATGACCCCACCCAAGCAGATGCTTTCCCAGCAGGGCCCACAAATGATGGCGCCACATAACCAGATGATGGGGCCTCAGGGGCAGGTTTTGCTCCAACAGAACCCAATGATAGAGCAGATTATGACCAATCAAATGCAGGGGAATAAGCAGCAGTTTAACACTCAGAACCAGTCCAATGTCATGCCGGGACCAGCCCAGATAATGAGGGGACCAACTCCAAACATGCAAGGAAATATGGTGCAGTTTACGGGACAGATGTCAGGACAGATGCTGCCCCAGCAAGGGCCTGTGAACAACAGTCCATCTCAGGTTATGGGCATTCAGGGACAGGTCCTGCGGCCACCAGGGCCCAGCCCACACATGGCCCAGCAGCATGGTGATCCTGCTACTACAGCAAATAACGATGTCAGTTTATCTCAGATGATGCCTGATGTTAGCATTCAACAAACCAACATGGTCCCCCCTCATGTGCAGGCCATGCAGGGAAACAGTGCCTCGGGAAACCACTTCTCAGGCCATGGGATGTCTTTCAATGCACCTTTCAGTGGAGCTCCCAATGGAAATCAGATGTCCTGTGGTCAAAATCCAGGCTTCCCAGTCAATAAGGATGTCACGCTAACGAGCCCATTGTTGGTCAACTTATTGCAGAGTGACATATCTGCAGGCCATTTTGGGGTaaacaataagcaaaataataCCAACGCAAATAAACCGAAGAAGAAGAAACCCCCTCggaagaagaaaaatagtcaGCAAGATCTAAA caccccAGATACTCGCCCAGCTGGTCTGGAAGAGGCTGATCAGCCACCGTTGCCTGGAGAACAAGGAATTAACTTGGATAACTCAGGCCCTAAACTGCCAGAATTTTCAAACCGGCCACCAG GTTATCCTTCTCAACCAGTTGAACAGAGGCCACTTCAGCAGATGCCTCCTCAACTCATGCAGCATGTGGCACCCCCACCACAGCCACcacagcagcagccacagccacaactgcctcagcagcagcagccaccacCTCCCAGTCAGCCACAgtctcagcagcagcagcagcagcagcaacaaatgATGATGATGCTCATGATGCAGCAGGATCCCAAATCAGTTAGGCTTCCAGTCTCTCAAAATGTCCATCCTCCAAGGGGCCCCCTGAACCCCGACTCCCAGAGAATGCCCATGCAACAGAGTGGCAGTGTGCCTGTCATGGTCAGTCTGCAAGGACCTGCCTCCGTGCCACCATCACCTGATAAACAAAGAATGCCAATGCCTGTGAATACTCCCTTGGGAAGCAATTCAAGGAAAATGGTCTATCAGGAGAGCCCGCAGAATCCTTCCAGCTCGCCACTGGCGGAGATGGCCTCACTCCCTGAAGCAAGTGGCAGTGAAGCACCATCTGTCCCAGGAGGCCCAAACAACATGCCTTCACATGTAGTACTTCCCCAGAATCAGTTAATGATGACAGGGCCAAAACCTGGACCATCGCCCCTTTCAGCAACTCAAGGTGCAACTCCCCAGCAACCCCCTGTAAATTCCCTGCCCAGCTCTCACGGCCACCACTTCCCAAATGTGGCTGCGCCAACCCAGACATCTAGGCCCAAAACACCAAACAGAGCCAGCCCCAGACCCTATTATCCTCAGACACCCAACAACCGCCCTCCCAGCACAGAACCTTCAGAAATCAGTCTGTCACCAGAAAGACTCAATGCCTCCATAGCAGGACTCTTCCCTCCACAGATTAATATTCCTTTACCTCCTAGGCCAAATTTAAACAGGGGCTTTGATCAACAAGGCCTAAATCCAACAACTTTGAAGGCCATCGGGCAAGCACCTTCAAATCTTACCATGAATCCTTCCAATTTTGCTACCCCACAAACTCACAAATTAGATTCTGTGGTAGTGAATTCTGGAAAGCAGTCTAATTCTGGAGCAACAAAACGGGCAAGTCCAAGCAACAGTCGCAGGTCTAGTCCTGGGTCCAGTAGGAAAACCACTCCAAGCCCTGGGAGGCAAAATTCAAAAGCCCCTAAACTTACTCTGGCCTCTCAGACAAATGCAGCCCTATTGCAGAATGTGGAGTTGCCGAGAAATGTATTGGTCAGTCCCACTCCTCTGGCCAATCCCCCTGTACCTGGGAGCTTTCCTAACAACAGTGGGCTGAATCCTCAGAATTCTACTGTGTCTGTGGCTGCAGTTGGGGGTGTTGTTGAGGATAACAAGGAGAGCTTGAATGTGCCTCAGGACAGTGATTGCCAGAATTCCCAGAGTAGGAAGGAACAGGTAAACATTGAACTAAAAGCAGTCCCTGCCCAAGAAGTTAAAATGGTTGTCCCTGAAGATCAGTCCAAAAAGGATGGGCAGCCTTCGGATCCTAACAAACTTCCCAGTGTCGAAGAGAACAAAAATTTGGTGTCTCCTGCTATGAGGGAAGCACCAACATCGTTAAGTCAACTTCTTGACAACTCTGGAGCTCCCAATGTGACAATTAAACCCCCTGGGCTTACAGATCTGGAAGTAACACCTCCAGTAGTTTCTGGGGAGGACCTCAAAAAAGCATCTGTCATTCCCACACTGCAGGATCTGTCTTCTTCTAAAGAACCTTCTAATTCCCTAAACTTACCTCACAGTAATGAGCTGTGTTCATCCCTTGTGCATCCCGAATTGAGTGAGGTCAGTTCTAACGTTGCACCAAGCATCCCTCCAGTAATGTCAAGACCTGTTAGCTCTTCCTCCATTTCCACTCCCTTGCCCCCAAATCAAATAACTGTATTTGTCACTTCCAATCCCATCACAACTTCAGCTAACACATCAGCAGCTTTGCCAACTCACTTGCAGTCTGCATTGATGTCAACAGTTGTCACAATGCCCAATGCGGGTAGCAAGGTTATGGTTTCTGAGGGACAGTCAGCTGCTCAGTCTAATGCCCGGCCTCAGTTCATTACACCTGTCTTTATCAATTCATCCTCAATAATTCAGGTTATGAAAGGATCACAGCCAAGCACAATTCCTGCAGCCCCACTGACAACCAACTCTGGCCTGATGCCTCCCTCTGTTGCAGTTGTTGGCCCTTTACACATACCTCAGAACATAAAATTTTCTTCTGCTCCTGTACCGCCTAATGCCCTCTCCAGTAGTCCTGCTCCAAACATCCAGACAGGTCGACCTTTGGTCCTTAGCTCACGAGCCACCCCTGTTcagcttccttcccctccttGTACGTCTTCTCCAGTTGTCCCTTCTCATCCCCCTGTGCAGCAAGTGAAAGAATTGAATCCAGATGAGGCTAGCCCTCAGGTGAACACCTCAGCAGATCAGAACACTCTTCCCTCTTCACAGTCAACCACAATGGTTTCTCCCCTTTTGACCAATAGTCCAGGGTCCTCTGGCAACCGGCGAAGCCCAGTCTCGTCTAGTAAGGGCAAAGGAAAAGTGGACAAAATTGGCCAAATTTTGTTGACCAAGGCATGTAAGAAAGTTACAGGCTCTCTTGAGAAAGGGGAAGAACAATATGGTGCAGATGGAGAGACTGAAGGCCAAGGGCTAGACACCACAGCTCCGGGGCTCATGGGAACAGAGCAGTTATCCACAGAGCTGGACAGTAAAACCCCAACGCCCCCAGCACCCACTCTGCTAAAAATGACCTCTAGCCCTGTGGGCCCGGGCACTGCCTCAGCAGGACCCAGCTTACCTGGCGGTGCTCTCCCCACCAGTGTACGCTCGATAGTAACCACTCTGGTACCCTCCGAGCTCATCTCCGCCGTACCGACCACAAAAAGCAATCATGGTGGCATAGCATCTGAGTCACTTGCGGGTGGCCTAGTGGAGGAGAAGGTGGGATCCCATCCAGAACTTCTACCCAGCATAG